From a single Vibrio tubiashii genomic region:
- a CDS encoding PPC domain-containing DNA-binding protein gives MITPIAVRLTKGDDLKQCIQHLVTEHNISAGTVASCVGCFTHLKIRLAGATQTLELNEPVEIVSVMGTLTPNHQHIHISVAKQSGEVVGGHLMEGCLIDTTAELILHKYHNLKFSRQHDNNTGFTELVVSQRSCE, from the coding sequence TTGATCACTCCAATAGCGGTTCGCCTCACTAAAGGCGATGACCTTAAGCAATGCATTCAACACTTGGTCACGGAACATAATATCAGTGCAGGTACCGTCGCCTCTTGTGTAGGGTGTTTTACTCACCTAAAGATCCGTTTGGCGGGCGCAACGCAAACTCTCGAATTAAACGAGCCCGTAGAGATCGTCTCGGTAATGGGTACCCTTACGCCCAATCATCAACATATCCACATCTCGGTTGCAAAACAAAGCGGAGAAGTTGTCGGTGGTCATCTGATGGAAGGTTGCCTGATCGATACCACGGCTGAACTCATTCTTCATAAATACCACAACCTGAAATTTTCACGGCAACATGACAACAACACCGGCTTTACTGAGCTTGTGGTTAGTCAGAGAAGTTGTGAATAG
- a CDS encoding DUF1496 domain-containing protein has protein sequence MKSYMIVLVAALALPASANVISTPAKPIIGINAGEVGKRVCYYQDKAYSDGAIVQIDEYYMICAAANDYELNGALKWHSIDQYQAEQPANKEQSGKPVKRYSVN, from the coding sequence ATGAAGTCCTACATGATAGTACTAGTTGCTGCACTGGCTTTACCTGCGTCTGCCAATGTCATTTCAACTCCTGCTAAACCCATCATCGGAATCAACGCCGGAGAAGTGGGCAAGCGCGTTTGTTACTACCAAGATAAAGCGTACTCTGATGGCGCTATCGTCCAAATCGATGAGTATTACATGATCTGCGCTGCTGCTAACGATTACGAACTCAATGGGGCATTAAAGTGGCACAGCATTGATCAATACCAAGCAGAACAACCCGCCAACAAAGAACAAAGTGGAAAACCAGTAAAAAGATACTCGGTAAACTAA
- a CDS encoding 1-aminocyclopropane-1-carboxylate deaminase/D-cysteine desulfhydrase, with amino-acid sequence MKLANTPITQHQFADIPFFLKRDDQLHSHFSGNKARKFMAVLEQNYPTIKTLISYGSTQSNSLYSLSALAAIKGWQLEFYVDRIPQWLDDNPLGNYRGALDLGAKIIPTAEYHLHPLEYIEQIRQPDNSCLLLPEGGRSKLAKQGVEQLASEILSWTRYESNHQFVVALPAGTGATALYLHKYLKPHSIPVLTCPCVGGKEYLIKQFEELGENDFPQILELETKHHFGKLYQQDYRIWQQLLDETDIEFDLLYDPMMWQCLQSWYKENQDKSIIYVHQGGLLGNESMLPRYERKFGQRFGEQK; translated from the coding sequence ATGAAGCTCGCCAATACGCCCATCACTCAGCACCAGTTTGCTGACATACCGTTTTTCCTAAAACGCGATGATCAACTGCACAGCCATTTTAGTGGTAATAAAGCACGCAAATTTATGGCTGTGCTTGAGCAAAATTATCCGACCATTAAAACGCTGATAAGTTACGGCAGCACTCAGTCGAACTCGCTTTACTCTTTGTCAGCGCTTGCTGCGATTAAAGGTTGGCAACTAGAGTTTTATGTCGACCGCATCCCTCAGTGGTTAGATGACAACCCACTTGGCAACTATCGAGGCGCATTAGATTTAGGGGCTAAAATCATCCCTACAGCTGAATACCATCTTCATCCGCTAGAGTATATCGAGCAGATTCGTCAGCCAGACAATTCTTGCCTACTTTTACCTGAAGGGGGGCGTTCAAAGCTTGCTAAACAAGGGGTTGAGCAACTCGCAAGTGAAATCCTCTCTTGGACAAGGTATGAGTCCAATCACCAATTTGTTGTTGCACTGCCTGCTGGTACGGGAGCGACAGCCCTTTATCTGCATAAGTACTTAAAGCCCCACTCTATCCCCGTATTAACTTGTCCATGCGTAGGCGGAAAAGAGTACTTAATCAAACAGTTTGAAGAGCTAGGCGAAAATGATTTTCCACAGATTCTAGAGTTAGAAACAAAACATCATTTCGGTAAACTTTATCAACAAGATTATCGTATTTGGCAGCAATTACTTGATGAGACCGATATCGAGTTCGACCTTCTCTACGATCCTATGATGTGGCAGTGTCTACAATCATGGTATAAAGAGAATCAAGATAAGAGCATCATTTATGTTCATCAGGGAGGTTTGCTTGGTAATGAAAGCATGCTGCCGCGATACGAACGTAAATTTGGTCAACGCTTCGGAGAACAAAAATGA
- a CDS encoding sensor histidine kinase, producing MPDGFLSNTQTLTGRLAVFFTGMSCVIGIVTFVIFYLALQWSEDRVGERRILIDRDSAVERFLAGEQGKIRLDSLTVAYNDADLVPQEYRGYVDNHETFLGEVGSLFSPHGHMIYKGYYSDSGEQKTIVLLSLIDKVEFGNEEILYSGIIVISFVSLLMFTFGALLFRLSRRLIEPVNDITKQLNELSGDTTKAFAIHQEAAEEFQLLTTHLNQYRNELNLALKREQAFARYASHELRTPLTVVKGANKLLTRSKPDEFQHRQISRIEDATLEMITMVDALLSIVRYERNVDDAPLRDIEHEEINKVVTANKVHAAEKDLDINVSFLSQPKLRATPAVLNMVLGNLVRNAIAASDHGRIDIEVSSEHIKVIDDGPGLTDSPDSEGHGLGLLIVDDLCRRYQWHFELTNHQNRGCCATIKF from the coding sequence ATGCCAGACGGTTTTCTATCTAATACGCAAACGCTCACAGGAAGACTCGCGGTATTTTTTACTGGCATGTCCTGCGTTATCGGGATCGTTACCTTTGTCATCTTCTACCTTGCGTTGCAATGGTCGGAAGATCGCGTGGGTGAAAGGCGTATTCTTATCGACCGCGATAGTGCTGTTGAACGTTTTCTTGCCGGAGAGCAGGGAAAAATCCGTCTCGACTCTCTAACTGTTGCCTACAACGACGCAGATTTGGTCCCCCAAGAATACCGCGGTTATGTTGATAACCACGAGACCTTCCTCGGCGAAGTTGGATCCCTGTTCTCTCCGCACGGGCATATGATCTATAAAGGATACTATTCAGACAGTGGCGAGCAAAAAACCATCGTACTGCTCTCTTTGATCGACAAAGTCGAGTTTGGTAACGAGGAAATCCTTTATTCAGGCATCATCGTCATCAGCTTTGTGTCTCTGCTGATGTTTACCTTTGGCGCGCTGTTGTTTCGCCTGTCTAGGCGCTTGATTGAACCCGTTAATGACATCACTAAACAGCTCAATGAGCTGTCAGGTGACACTACTAAAGCCTTTGCAATACATCAGGAAGCCGCCGAAGAGTTCCAACTACTGACGACCCACCTTAATCAATATCGCAATGAACTTAACCTTGCCTTAAAGCGTGAACAAGCTTTCGCTCGTTATGCTAGTCATGAACTGAGAACGCCACTTACTGTGGTAAAAGGGGCAAATAAACTCCTTACGCGCTCTAAACCTGATGAGTTTCAGCATCGACAGATCTCGCGTATCGAAGACGCGACGTTAGAGATGATCACTATGGTTGACGCTTTGCTCTCTATCGTACGCTACGAACGCAATGTCGACGATGCGCCGCTGAGGGATATCGAGCATGAAGAGATCAACAAAGTCGTCACGGCCAACAAGGTACATGCTGCAGAAAAAGATCTCGACATCAATGTGAGCTTCCTTTCGCAGCCTAAGCTAAGAGCAACTCCCGCAGTTCTAAACATGGTGCTGGGCAACCTAGTTCGTAATGCCATTGCCGCCTCTGATCATGGCAGAATCGATATCGAGGTTTCATCCGAGCATATTAAGGTGATTGACGATGGTCCGGGGCTCACGGACTCCCCAGACTCAGAAGGACATGGACTTGGGTTGCTAATCGTCGACGACCTCTGTCGACGCTACCAATGGCACTTTGAACTGACCAATCATCAAAACCGCGGTTGTTGCGCCACTATAAAATTTTGA
- a CDS encoding response regulator transcription factor produces MNRVLLVEDNREVAGILFDYFECEGMELDYADNGELGLQLALEGTFDLILLDLMLPRMDGLTVCNKLRDAGVNTPVLMLTALDNRDDMLNGFKHGADDYLTKPFDLEILEARIHALIKRYKGQVASSVLQFGSLKIDQKTRQAYRQDKLLALNPTTYTILEMLCQRAPEVVTRQEVSEKLWQESEPNNDVLRSHIYQLRNQLDKPFHAPMLTTIPKIGFRLEDI; encoded by the coding sequence ATGAACAGAGTATTACTGGTTGAAGATAACCGAGAGGTTGCGGGTATCTTGTTTGATTACTTCGAATGTGAAGGAATGGAACTCGATTACGCAGACAACGGCGAACTGGGTCTACAACTGGCACTGGAAGGCACTTTTGACTTAATACTGCTCGACCTCATGCTGCCGAGAATGGATGGTCTGACCGTGTGTAACAAGCTAAGAGACGCTGGCGTTAACACCCCCGTACTAATGCTGACTGCACTCGATAATCGTGATGATATGCTTAACGGCTTTAAACATGGCGCCGATGATTATCTGACGAAACCGTTTGATTTAGAGATTCTTGAAGCGCGCATCCACGCCTTGATTAAACGTTACAAGGGCCAAGTCGCTAGCTCCGTTTTGCAATTTGGCAGTTTGAAGATCGACCAAAAAACTCGCCAAGCTTATCGCCAAGACAAGCTATTGGCTTTAAACCCAACCACTTACACGATTCTAGAGATGCTTTGTCAGCGCGCCCCAGAGGTGGTGACTCGACAAGAGGTCTCCGAAAAGCTGTGGCAAGAAAGCGAACCCAACAATGATGTACTGCGCAGCCATATTTATCAGCTACGTAACCAACTCGATAAGCCTTTTCATGCGCCGATGTTAACCACTATCCCTAAAATTGGCTTTCGCTTAGAGGACATCTGA
- a CDS encoding glycosyltransferase family 2 protein encodes MGIVTSVPRHTQSSVTLSVVVPYFNEQEVLPELHQRLSSVLDSLADTCEIIYIDDGSTDNSLAIVESFTSHSSTIHSVSLSRNFGKEAAMSAGLEHCHGLAVIIIDSDLQDPPELVPQMLDKWREGYDVVNMQRAERLGETWFKRQSAAVFYRLLNSMVKSEIPENVGDFRLLSREVVDHINRLPERNRYMKGIFAWPGFKQATIQFQRDARFSGETKWNYLKLIGLAVDGITSFSIRPLRLATVLGSLIAGGAFIYGVMIVIKTLLFGDPVTGYPSMMVVQLALGGIQLLSIGVLGEYIGRIFIETKQRPLYLVQSVSEKQARQQVHKTEKRA; translated from the coding sequence ATGGGTATTGTAACCTCAGTGCCACGTCATACTCAGTCATCAGTCACTCTTAGCGTTGTTGTCCCTTACTTCAACGAGCAAGAGGTACTGCCTGAACTGCACCAACGTTTAAGTTCAGTTTTAGACAGCTTGGCCGACACTTGTGAGATCATCTACATCGATGATGGTAGCACAGACAATAGCTTAGCGATTGTGGAAAGCTTCACCAGTCATTCTTCTACGATTCACAGTGTTTCGCTAAGCCGTAACTTTGGTAAAGAAGCGGCCATGAGTGCAGGGCTAGAGCACTGTCATGGTTTAGCGGTAATTATCATTGACTCCGATCTTCAAGATCCGCCTGAGCTTGTTCCTCAAATGCTAGATAAATGGCGCGAGGGCTACGACGTCGTTAATATGCAAAGAGCGGAAAGGCTTGGCGAGACGTGGTTTAAACGTCAATCCGCAGCTGTGTTTTATCGCCTTCTCAATTCAATGGTCAAATCTGAGATCCCTGAAAATGTCGGAGATTTTCGCCTTCTTTCAAGAGAAGTCGTCGACCATATTAATCGCCTCCCAGAGCGAAATCGTTACATGAAAGGGATCTTCGCTTGGCCGGGATTCAAACAAGCAACGATTCAGTTTCAACGCGATGCACGATTTAGCGGCGAAACGAAATGGAACTATCTCAAGCTTATCGGTTTAGCCGTCGATGGCATTACCTCTTTCTCGATTAGACCTCTTAGACTTGCCACAGTGCTTGGAAGCTTAATTGCAGGGGGAGCATTTATCTATGGCGTGATGATCGTGATTAAGACGCTGCTATTTGGTGATCCTGTCACCGGTTATCCGTCAATGATGGTTGTGCAATTGGCATTAGGAGGCATTCAGCTTCTCAGTATTGGTGTATTGGGCGAATACATTGGTCGAATCTTCATTGAAACCAAACAAAGACCACTCTATCTAGTGCAGTCGGTCAGTGAAAAACAAGCAAGGCAACAAGTACATAAAACGGAGAAACGAGCGTGA
- a CDS encoding ArnT family glycosyltransferase — MSFNRVHLWAILGAALLIRLLTLGAYPLMDTTEARYGEMARLMIETGNWITPQFDYGVPFWGKPPLFTWMSAVGIETFGINEFAVRVPHWIAGVVILLFIGLFAKRVGYSGLITALVLATCGIFSIAAGAVMTDMALTLGMTIAMLGFYLCWLSYEEDKPNRGWGYIGFVGLAIGLLAKGPLVIVLMGLAVVPWLVLQHGFTQALKVLWQRFPIATGTLLMLIIALPWYVLAERATPGFIDYFIVGEHFKRFLVSGWEGDLYGTAHNEVRGTIWLFWLYSAAPWSIVLPVLLWKKRRSLKSTIKPKNGIVSFLLFWMIAPLVLFTFSGNILPAYVLPGVPAIGLLMAILVSDLKQDKKWFKVTASIVPALLVIAVGFIHLDVGDKRSDKVILRMAQPDVATYYVGSRPFSGQFYSSGQAKLLSDESELNSLSQVQLIGERNAVDKLVKEKQLSCIIEFTAKSRRSLYRCGQQS, encoded by the coding sequence GTGAGTTTTAACCGAGTTCACTTATGGGCGATTTTAGGCGCGGCACTCTTGATTCGACTGCTGACTTTAGGCGCTTACCCACTCATGGATACCACCGAAGCCAGATACGGTGAAATGGCGCGGTTAATGATTGAGACGGGCAACTGGATCACGCCTCAATTTGACTATGGCGTGCCTTTCTGGGGTAAGCCGCCCTTGTTTACATGGATGAGTGCAGTGGGTATCGAAACGTTCGGTATCAACGAGTTTGCTGTTCGAGTTCCCCATTGGATAGCAGGCGTAGTGATTTTGCTGTTTATTGGACTGTTTGCCAAGCGGGTAGGCTACAGCGGCTTAATCACGGCGCTGGTCTTGGCAACCTGTGGGATCTTCTCTATCGCTGCAGGAGCGGTAATGACGGATATGGCGCTAACCCTAGGCATGACCATCGCTATGCTTGGTTTCTATTTATGCTGGCTTAGCTATGAGGAAGATAAGCCCAATAGGGGATGGGGCTACATTGGTTTTGTCGGCTTAGCGATCGGCTTATTGGCTAAAGGGCCGCTTGTGATTGTGTTAATGGGGCTTGCTGTCGTGCCTTGGCTTGTTTTGCAGCATGGTTTCACTCAGGCGCTAAAAGTGCTTTGGCAGCGTTTCCCGATCGCAACAGGGACACTGCTGATGCTAATCATTGCCTTACCTTGGTATGTGTTGGCAGAACGTGCAACTCCGGGCTTTATCGATTATTTCATCGTAGGTGAGCATTTTAAGCGCTTTCTAGTTAGTGGTTGGGAGGGCGATCTTTACGGGACTGCACACAATGAAGTTCGCGGCACTATTTGGTTGTTCTGGCTATATTCCGCTGCGCCTTGGTCAATTGTGTTGCCGGTTTTGCTGTGGAAAAAACGTCGCAGTTTGAAATCAACGATCAAACCTAAAAATGGCATTGTTAGCTTCTTACTGTTTTGGATGATAGCGCCTTTGGTTCTATTTACCTTCTCTGGAAACATTCTGCCCGCTTATGTGCTTCCGGGCGTGCCAGCGATTGGTTTGTTGATGGCGATTCTGGTTTCAGATCTAAAACAAGATAAAAAGTGGTTTAAGGTCACCGCGAGTATCGTACCCGCGTTACTGGTGATTGCAGTCGGATTTATTCACTTAGATGTCGGGGATAAACGTAGCGACAAAGTCATTCTTAGAATGGCTCAGCCTGACGTTGCTACCTACTATGTTGGCTCACGTCCTTTCTCTGGTCAGTTCTACAGTTCTGGTCAGGCGAAGTTACTCAGTGATGAGTCGGAACTTAATTCCTTGTCTCAGGTGCAGCTGATTGGTGAACGCAATGCAGTAGATAAACTGGTTAAAGAAAAGCAGTTAAGCTGCATTATCGAGTTTACCGCCAAGAGTCGTCGCTCATTGTATCGTTGCGGTCAACAGTCATGA
- a CDS encoding GtrA family protein: MNNKLFRFAMIGCIGFIADALVFSALFYLADTPIMVARAIAFVCAATVTWFGNRIFTFQNTEQKVAQQWIKFMCGASISALPNFLVFKLMSSVLGEVGLGPVIALVAGVLVGMVSNYLLSSRWVFAQVGIKRAE; the protein is encoded by the coding sequence ATGAACAACAAGCTGTTTCGCTTTGCAATGATTGGATGCATCGGCTTTATCGCCGATGCATTGGTTTTTTCAGCTCTGTTTTATCTGGCAGACACGCCAATTATGGTTGCCCGTGCAATTGCGTTTGTGTGCGCCGCGACGGTGACATGGTTTGGTAATCGCATCTTCACTTTTCAAAACACAGAACAAAAAGTGGCTCAGCAATGGATCAAGTTTATGTGTGGAGCCAGCATTTCTGCCTTGCCAAACTTCTTGGTGTTTAAGCTGATGTCGTCTGTTTTAGGAGAAGTAGGACTTGGGCCAGTCATCGCCTTAGTTGCTGGGGTACTGGTAGGGATGGTGAGTAATTACTTGCTAAGTTCTCGTTGGGTTTTTGCTCAGGTTGGTATTAAACGCGCAGAATAA
- a CDS encoding TetR/AcrR family transcriptional regulator, producing the protein MASRNSTKEKILDVAEALFAEHGFKDTSLRTITSKAGVNLASVNYHFGDKKTLVRAVLDRYLEAFMPAVQDALINLNLNESFEMADVFESLRGPLRNLNDVRPNGTSRFMLLIGRGYTDVQGHLRWFITTRYSDALSLFTESVMKANPKLTQEELFWRLHFTLGTCVFTMASSQALLEIAENDYGKAMDAKSVVDQLIPFLAAGVAAE; encoded by the coding sequence ATGGCAAGTAGAAACTCCACCAAAGAGAAAATTCTTGATGTAGCAGAAGCGCTGTTTGCAGAACATGGCTTTAAAGATACCTCTCTACGCACTATTACCAGTAAAGCGGGTGTGAATTTAGCGTCGGTTAACTATCACTTTGGTGATAAGAAAACCTTGGTGAGAGCGGTGTTGGATCGATACCTCGAAGCATTTATGCCAGCTGTTCAAGATGCATTGATTAACCTCAACCTAAATGAAAGTTTTGAGATGGCTGACGTGTTTGAGTCTCTACGCGGTCCGCTACGTAATCTAAATGATGTACGGCCAAATGGAACCAGTCGTTTTATGCTATTAATCGGTCGTGGTTACACCGATGTGCAGGGCCATTTACGTTGGTTTATCACCACTCGTTATTCGGATGCATTATCTCTGTTTACTGAATCGGTAATGAAAGCGAATCCGAAGCTCACTCAAGAAGAGTTGTTCTGGCGTTTACATTTCACGCTCGGAACTTGTGTTTTCACAATGGCTTCAAGCCAAGCGCTACTTGAGATTGCAGAAAATGATTACGGAAAAGCAATGGATGCCAAATCCGTTGTTGACCAACTGATTCCATTCTTAGCAGCAGGCGTCGCTGCAGAATAG